In Finegoldia magna ATCC 53516, a genomic segment contains:
- a CDS encoding LytR/AlgR family response regulator transcription factor, which produces MNIAICDDDLKHINLIEDMIYDLSQKLDNFKPDIDAYLSGEELLRLIDVKDFPSILFIDVEMPGLNGIQTARELRKLSEQVLIIYVTSYETYTLESFEVRPFRYLLKPIDTKKFARAFYDAIEYINNSNSYVFFKKGKDHIQIDSSSIISIFSESGRKLRVKTNNELDDEVFYGKIKNIEKELNPLSFVKINSGTIINLKRVKILNAHEVIMIDGSILPISKNRKKSVIDLYSSFISKEVGI; this is translated from the coding sequence ATGAATATAGCTATCTGTGATGATGATCTCAAACATATAAATTTAATAGAAGATATGATATATGATTTATCTCAAAAATTAGATAATTTTAAACCTGATATAGATGCTTATTTAAGTGGCGAAGAACTACTTAGATTGATAGATGTGAAAGATTTTCCATCTATTTTATTTATAGATGTTGAAATGCCAGGACTTAATGGAATTCAAACGGCTAGAGAACTCAGAAAGCTCTCCGAACAAGTTTTGATAATTTATGTTACAAGTTACGAAACTTATACCTTGGAATCTTTTGAAGTTAGACCTTTTCGATATTTGTTAAAGCCTATTGATACAAAAAAGTTTGCCAGAGCTTTTTATGATGCTATTGAATACATAAATAATTCCAATAGTTATGTATTTTTTAAAAAAGGCAAGGATCACATTCAAATAGATAGTTCGTCTATAATATCTATATTCTCGGAATCGGGAAGAAAATTAAGGGTGAAAACTAACAATGAGTTAGATGACGAAGTATTTTATGGGAAAATCAAGAATATAGAAAAAGAACTCAATCCTTTAAGTTTTGTTAAGATAAACAGCGGAACCATTATCAACTTAAAAAGAGTCAAGATTTTAAACGCTCATGAGGTAATAATGATAGATGGTTCAATATTACCCATTAGTAAAAACAGAAAGAAAAGTGTCATTGATTTGTATTCTAGTTTTATTTCTAAAGAGGTCGGAATATGA
- a CDS encoding GHKL domain-containing protein: MGNSTFLKLSFLTVANLAISFMFFDGTAYKKVFYVISFICNFTLYEVVGLSFSYSSIYKDFFGIDFSFYYIILYLAFLILFYVYIKFIKDGSYENFDLDNTEYLILTIVFLCNLVMLMVLGDYSYKVSIVLIFVAILSDFCYVFFHRKIKEKNLILSKYQVVDEQNKILKREIENEANFRRLKHDLKNTLLQVDMNIKSGDTNLAIAQIENIVGQKLDYPTYLSGLTEIDYLLSMKIQKMEQLNIKHKISLQIPKDLNIKEISIDLSAIIGNLIDNAIEAVERLGDVDSPIIIKLIYRDEKIYVYTENPSEKLEEDFSKDFIKSSKSDRFGVGIKSIKLRLEKLKGFYNFKYEDGFFKVLIIVPCKLQNQSSL; this comes from the coding sequence ATGGGAAATTCTACTTTTCTTAAATTGTCGTTTTTAACTGTCGCAAATCTGGCTATCTCATTTATGTTTTTTGATGGGACAGCTTACAAGAAAGTATTTTATGTCATCAGTTTTATTTGTAATTTCACTTTATACGAAGTTGTTGGACTAAGCTTTTCGTATTCAAGCATATACAAGGATTTTTTTGGCATAGATTTTTCTTTTTATTACATAATTTTGTATTTAGCTTTTTTGATATTGTTTTATGTGTACATAAAATTCATAAAAGATGGTAGTTACGAAAATTTTGACTTAGACAATACTGAATATTTGATTCTTACTATTGTATTTCTTTGTAACCTTGTAATGCTCATGGTACTAGGAGATTATTCTTATAAAGTAAGTATTGTTTTAATATTCGTTGCGATTCTTTCGGATTTCTGTTATGTTTTTTTTCACAGGAAAATCAAAGAAAAGAATTTGATTCTGTCTAAATATCAAGTTGTAGATGAACAAAACAAAATCCTAAAAAGAGAGATAGAAAATGAGGCAAATTTTAGGAGATTAAAACATGACTTAAAAAACACTTTGCTTCAGGTTGATATGAATATCAAAAGTGGTGACACTAATCTTGCTATAGCTCAAATTGAAAATATAGTCGGACAAAAATTGGATTATCCAACTTATCTTAGTGGATTGACAGAGATTGACTATCTATTAAGCATGAAAATTCAAAAAATGGAACAACTAAATATAAAACATAAAATATCACTTCAAATCCCAAAGGACTTAAATATCAAGGAAATCTCAATAGATTTGTCTGCGATAATAGGAAATTTAATAGATAATGCTATTGAGGCGGTTGAACGACTTGGAGATGTTGACTCACCGATTATAATAAAACTGATATATCGAGATGAAAAAATATATGTATATACTGAAAATCCTTCTGAAAAACTTGAAGAAGATTTCTCGAAAGACTTTATAAAGTCTTCAAAATCGGATAGATTTGGAGTTGGGATAAAGAGTATAAAGTTGCGTTTAGAAAAATTAAAAGGATTTTATAATTTTAAATATGAAGATGGCTTTTTTAAAGTTTTGATTATTGTACCTTGTAAACTGCAAAATCAAAGCTCTTTATAA
- a CDS encoding CPBP family intramembrane glutamic endopeptidase translates to MEIKKRRNYDFSFLNVNEKNPLVIAMSLVVINLLSLLTLIILLSYVKVSNPFLMLTVPTVISFITLPKLLLKCLNIEDNLDVFRYLKTSSVIFISFVAVYLLIFRSKLDMTFVGFWIVHYLIVATGEEYIYRHLLISLLSKKMSIIISCIISSIVFAFILHNNEDFVTNLVIRLPLALVLSGIYVKTKSLSLPIVIHAIYNLLVMIV, encoded by the coding sequence ATGGAGATAAAAAAACGTAGAAATTATGATTTTAGTTTTTTAAATGTAAATGAGAAAAATCCTTTAGTAATAGCGATGTCGTTGGTAGTCATCAATTTGTTATCACTGTTAACGCTTATAATTCTTTTATCGTATGTAAAAGTATCTAATCCGTTTTTAATGTTGACAGTACCAACTGTGATTTCATTTATTACACTTCCAAAATTATTATTAAAATGTCTCAATATTGAAGATAATTTGGATGTATTCAGATATTTAAAAACTTCAAGTGTAATTTTTATATCTTTTGTAGCCGTCTATCTTTTAATATTTAGATCGAAACTTGATATGACATTTGTGGGGTTTTGGATAGTACATTATCTAATTGTTGCCACAGGCGAGGAGTACATATACAGGCATCTTTTAATTAGTCTGTTATCTAAAAAAATGAGTATCATTATTTCTTGTATTATATCAAGTATTGTTTTCGCATTTATCCTTCATAATAACGAAGATTTTGTAACAAACTTAGTAATCAGACTACCTTTGGCGCTTGTATTATCGGGAATTTATGTCAAAACAAAAAGTTTAAGTTTACCTATTGTCATACACGCAATCTACAATTTATTAGTAATGATTGTTTAG
- a CDS encoding radical SAM/SPASM domain-containing protein, with amino-acid sequence MYKNPNVKTEKFNGANLLINTANSAVLGLDDKTYEEYLEILQDKNVNEDLYEFLVENEFIKKVNEFTKGVNVKNAYIHITDRCNLKCKGCYSEDERCDKKELSFNELTKVVGNLKPLNLENIIISGGEPMIRKDLDKILELIKTELKPDNLIVITNGTVHNFDMLENIAPYVDVLSVSLDTYSSDCKAFLREDKIFDRIMEFIDRAKELDITLSILPTINHKNVDYINEYTKLSKKLGTNISFSLFTVKPDAENREFVLTTDDLKKIVDYYRVNEIEVEDVPLKDCLEGKCNCGTGEQLISVGTDGSLYPCHMLMEDEFKMGNLLEKDVMSLLVHNAKRKYKVEVDDMDGCKECEFKYLCGGGCRARAYLYTDKITSKDPFCPMYYGFFDEVMNNLIAG; translated from the coding sequence ATGTATAAAAATCCTAATGTTAAAACAGAAAAATTTAACGGAGCAAACCTTCTGATTAATACAGCAAACTCAGCTGTATTAGGGCTTGACGATAAAACTTATGAAGAATATCTGGAAATTTTACAAGATAAAAATGTCAATGAGGATTTGTATGAGTTTTTAGTAGAAAATGAATTCATTAAAAAAGTTAATGAGTTTACAAAAGGTGTCAATGTTAAAAATGCTTACATACACATAACAGACAGATGTAATTTGAAGTGTAAGGGATGTTATTCAGAAGATGAGAGATGTGATAAGAAAGAGCTATCATTTAATGAGTTAACAAAAGTGGTTGGTAATTTAAAGCCTTTAAATCTAGAAAATATAATTATATCTGGCGGAGAGCCAATGATACGAAAAGATTTGGATAAAATACTAGAACTTATCAAAACAGAACTAAAACCAGATAATTTAATTGTAATAACTAATGGTACTGTACATAATTTTGATATGTTAGAAAACATTGCACCATACGTTGATGTTCTTTCGGTGTCTTTGGATACTTACAGCTCAGATTGTAAAGCGTTCCTAAGAGAAGACAAAATTTTTGATAGAATAATGGAATTTATAGACAGGGCAAAAGAATTAGACATTACTTTATCCATACTGCCAACTATTAATCACAAAAACGTGGATTACATTAATGAGTACACGAAGCTTTCGAAAAAACTAGGCACAAATATAAGTTTTAGTTTATTTACAGTAAAACCGGATGCTGAAAACAGAGAATTTGTTTTGACTACAGATGATCTCAAAAAGATCGTCGACTACTATAGAGTTAACGAAATAGAAGTGGAAGATGTTCCTCTTAAAGATTGCCTTGAAGGAAAATGCAATTGTGGTACAGGAGAACAACTGATTTCTGTAGGTACTGATGGATCCTTGTATCCTTGTCATATGCTAATGGAGGATGAATTCAAAATGGGAAATTTGTTGGAAAAAGACGTGATGAGTTTGCTTGTACATAATGCCAAAAGAAAATACAAAGTAGAAGTAGACGATATGGATGGCTGCAAAGAATGTGAGTTCAAATATTTATGTGGTGGTGGATGTCGAGCAAGAGCTTACTTGTATACTGACAAAATAACGAGTAAGGATCCGTTCTGCCCAATGTACTATGGGTTTTTTGATGAAGTTATGAATAATTTAATAGCAGGATAG
- a CDS encoding ABC transporter ATP-binding protein, whose protein sequence is MKKYLNSQKLRILYIVILSIVTSLCSIFIVRNIQKIVDSMINRDSLTFKQSIWFLVISFIINFILTYLLVISNANLKKNIHKSIKRDIIKSFFKMEHKDFMKTSSSQKINVFETDLNIIDNQYFENILNLLKNSLLICFCLVYLMKLNIKMAFIMIFCSFVILLLPVFLGKNIDELSAKYSKNKDKFLEKIKDVFESMDLIHTYGIESKILKQFDTSLEELERSLYLFNTSLGLYSQIIGLGNYIIIAISFSLGGYFVINGKLTVGGLIAITQIINMMLGPIGESTTAIMEIKGASKIKDKITNLLSYTKTNDFYITENAFDSIKLDNVCYKNDDSEFSLNNINLKIEKNKKYVILGHSGSGKSTLLKILANILSNTSGNLYLNESEYSIHKNISQMISFVSQETFIFNDTLINNITLYNEYSDEEINKAIEFSLLENLKDRKIQQNSNLKDTLSGGERKKIGLARAILNDTDVILLDELNSSLDSTSSKILEDRIFDLEDKTIVMVTHKINYHNLVKADEIICMDDGEIVENGNLEELLEKKGYFYRNFGELYGKYFRD, encoded by the coding sequence ATGAAAAAATATCTTAACTCACAAAAATTAAGGATATTGTATATTGTAATACTTTCTATAGTGACAAGCTTATGTAGTATTTTTATCGTGAGAAACATCCAAAAGATTGTGGATAGCATGATAAACAGAGACTCTCTGACATTTAAACAAAGTATTTGGTTTTTGGTAATATCATTTATCATAAACTTCATATTAACTTATTTGTTGGTTATATCCAACGCAAATTTGAAAAAGAATATACATAAATCAATAAAAAGAGATATCATAAAAAGCTTTTTTAAAATGGAACATAAAGATTTCATGAAAACTTCTTCTTCTCAAAAGATAAACGTATTTGAAACTGATTTGAATATAATAGACAATCAATATTTCGAAAACATACTAAACCTTTTGAAAAATAGCTTATTGATATGCTTTTGTTTGGTTTATTTGATGAAATTAAACATAAAAATGGCATTTATTATGATTTTTTGTTCATTTGTAATATTATTATTGCCAGTTTTTCTGGGTAAAAACATAGATGAATTAAGCGCGAAGTATTCAAAAAATAAAGATAAATTTCTGGAAAAGATTAAAGATGTTTTTGAATCAATGGATTTAATACATACTTATGGAATTGAATCAAAAATTCTAAAACAATTTGATACGTCTTTGGAAGAATTAGAAAGGTCATTATACTTATTCAACACTAGCTTAGGACTTTATTCACAGATAATTGGTCTAGGCAACTACATCATAATAGCCATCTCATTTTCTCTTGGAGGATATTTTGTAATAAATGGGAAATTAACAGTAGGTGGCCTTATTGCGATAACACAAATCATAAATATGATGCTGGGTCCGATAGGAGAATCTACAACAGCAATTATGGAAATTAAAGGAGCCAGTAAAATAAAGGATAAAATAACAAATTTACTATCCTACACAAAGACAAATGACTTTTATATTACAGAAAATGCCTTTGACTCTATAAAACTAGATAATGTGTGCTATAAAAATGATGATTCTGAGTTTTCGTTGAATAATATAAATCTCAAAATTGAGAAAAATAAAAAATATGTAATACTTGGTCATAGCGGTAGTGGTAAATCGACATTGCTAAAAATTTTGGCAAATATTTTATCAAATACTTCTGGGAATCTGTACCTAAATGAAAGTGAATACTCAATTCATAAGAACATATCGCAGATGATTTCTTTTGTATCCCAAGAAACATTTATATTCAACGATACATTGATAAACAACATTACCTTATACAACGAGTATTCTGATGAAGAAATAAATAAAGCAATAGAATTCTCCTTACTCGAGAATTTAAAGGATAGAAAGATACAACAGAATTCAAACTTAAAGGATACTTTGTCAGGTGGCGAAAGGAAGAAAATTGGACTTGCAAGAGCGATTCTTAACGATACAGATGTAATTCTATTAGATGAATTGAACTCGTCTCTTGATTCTACTAGTTCAAAAATTTTAGAGGATAGGATTTTTGATTTGGAAGACAAAACCATCGTCATGGTTACTCACAAGATTAATTATCATAATTTAGTTAAAGCAGATGAAATAATCTGCATGGATGATGGAGAGATTGTAGAAAACGGAAACTTGGAAGAATTATTGGAAAAGAAGGGCTATTTTTATAGGAATTTTGGAGAATTATATGGAAAATATTTTAGAGATTAA
- a CDS encoding ABC transporter ATP-binding protein codes for MENILEINNLRKSYKDVLILDDVNFTLKPKEIVGLVGANGTGKTTLMKTILGFIFKDSGEVKFLNDQSYSNKHELMSKIGFLVDTRLYENLTAEENIQIQILYRNLKNEKETWDRANYLLELVGLKGVKKKVSDYSFGMKQRLSLTLALLGDVKLLILDEPFVGLDPNGINGVKKFIKEIVEKEEIALLISSHQMKEIDELCDRFLFLENKKIRNHNLNKEKMYVIEISNKTPNLEINDKNIVLKENKILVSDKNQLNKTFKLLADKNIEIKDILIESDSINKLFDGVENEKNS; via the coding sequence ATGGAAAATATTTTAGAGATTAATAATTTAAGGAAGTCTTACAAAGATGTGTTGATTTTAGATGATGTGAATTTTACTCTTAAACCTAAAGAGATTGTGGGTTTAGTAGGGGCAAATGGAACAGGAAAAACAACTTTGATGAAGACGATATTGGGATTTATTTTTAAAGATAGTGGCGAGGTAAAATTTTTAAACGATCAATCTTATAGCAATAAACATGAATTAATGAGTAAGATAGGATTTTTGGTCGACACAAGACTTTATGAGAATTTAACAGCAGAGGAAAATATTCAAATTCAAATTCTTTACAGAAATTTGAAAAACGAAAAAGAAACCTGGGATAGAGCCAACTATTTATTAGAACTTGTGGGGCTAAAAGGTGTCAAGAAAAAGGTGTCTGATTATTCGTTTGGGATGAAACAAAGACTAAGTCTAACTTTGGCGCTACTTGGAGATGTGAAGTTACTTATATTAGATGAGCCCTTTGTGGGACTTGATCCGAATGGTATAAATGGAGTTAAGAAATTTATTAAGGAGATTGTCGAAAAAGAAGAGATTGCACTTCTGATTTCTTCGCATCAAATGAAGGAAATAGACGAGTTGTGTGATAGGTTTTTATTCTTAGAAAACAAAAAAATAAGAAATCACAACTTAAACAAAGAAAAAATGTATGTAATAGAAATTTCAAACAAAACACCAAACTTAGAAATAAATGATAAGAATATTGTCTTAAAAGAAAACAAAATACTTGTAAGTGATAAAAATCAACTAAACAAAACCTTTAAGTTATTGGCGGACAAAAATATTGAGATAAAGGACATTTTAATTGAATCAGATTCTATAAACAAGTTATTTGATGGGGTGGAAAATGAAAAAAATAGTTAA
- a CDS encoding ABC transporter permease yields the protein MKKIVKAELLKLKKSRAFLLILLLNLVSILYGAGVKFGWSFVAFKGQFDICRYVFSIWQLYFILGVPMIILMYAGSKILGDEIQKGQIILEVAPVADRKKLICGKFISMICMTLFYFITNIAFNVLAYLIFVKGTNYAVSGNLFTKDNFEILVQILFGFLEVYFMVISAMLVSIDKGAIVGTLSSMGLYVVTSLLTRAKTIDKFIIGYFNLKSDNIINPETIIIQLVVFAVCISLIIYVSVRKFRQKDL from the coding sequence ATGAAAAAAATAGTTAAAGCAGAATTATTAAAGCTTAAAAAGAGTAGGGCTTTCTTGTTGATTTTATTATTGAATCTTGTTTCGATATTGTATGGAGCTGGTGTTAAATTTGGATGGAGTTTTGTGGCTTTTAAAGGTCAATTTGACATATGCAGATACGTATTTTCAATATGGCAATTGTATTTCATACTGGGAGTTCCAATGATAATTTTGATGTATGCTGGATCGAAAATTTTAGGAGATGAAATTCAAAAAGGTCAAATCATTCTGGAAGTAGCTCCTGTAGCAGACAGAAAAAAACTTATCTGCGGGAAATTTATATCCATGATTTGCATGACTCTTTTTTATTTCATCACGAATATAGCATTCAATGTTTTAGCTTATTTAATTTTTGTGAAGGGGACAAATTATGCTGTAAGTGGAAATTTGTTTACTAAAGATAACTTCGAGATTTTAGTTCAGATATTGTTTGGGTTTTTAGAAGTTTATTTTATGGTAATCTCGGCGATGTTAGTTTCCATCGATAAAGGAGCAATAGTCGGAACATTAAGTTCGATGGGGTTATATGTTGTTACATCGCTATTAACCAGAGCGAAAACAATAGACAAATTTATCATAGGATATTTTAATTTAAAATCAGATAATATCATAAATCCAGAAACTATAATCATTCAATTAGTCGTATTCGCAGTATGTATAAGTTTAATAATTTATGTTTCTGTTCGAAAATTTAGACAGAAAGATTTATAG